The following is a genomic window from Pedobacter sp. KBS0701.
CGTGCTGTAGAAGCCGTGAGGTATTCGAAAAAATTTGTAGAAGATGTTGAGTTCTACGCAGAAGATGCCGGCCGTGCTGATATCGAATTTTTAGCCAAAATGGTTGAAGCAGTGATTGCTGTCGGGGCCACCGTGGTAAATATTCCGGATACCAATGGTTATTGCCTGCCAGACCAATACGGTTCTAAAATTCTTTATTTAAAAGAAAACGTAAAAAATATTGATAAAGCCATTATCTCCGTGCATTGCCACAACGATTTAGGCCTGGCTACAGCGAATTCTATTGCAGGCTTGCAAAATGGCGCCCGCCAGGTAGAGTGTACCATTAACGGTATTGGAGAGCGCGCAGGCAATACTTCTATGGAAGAAGTCGTCATGATTTTGAAAACACACAAAATTTTGGGTTTAAATACCCAGATTGATACTACCCGTTTTTACGAAATGAGCCACATGGTGAGAAACCAGATGAACATGCCCGTGCAACCGAACAAAGCAATTGTTGGTGGAAATGCATTTTCGCACAGTTCGGGTATCCACCAGGATGGTTTCTTGAAAAACCGTGAGAACTACGAAATTATTAAACCGGAAGATGTTGGTTTCCCTGATGCAACCATCGTATTAACGGCAAGAAGCGGTCGCCATGCTTTAAAACACCACTTAGACCGTTTAGGCCATAAACTAGAAAAAGACCATTTAGATATTGTTTACAAACAGTTTTTAGTTTTGGCTGATAGCAAACAGGGCATTAATGACCAGGATTTAAACCAATTGGTGGCGCTGCACTTGGCCTAAATGCTCAGGGTTTGGCGTTGAGCGGTAAGCGTTTTAATTTAACGCATTGAAGTAAGCTTGCTAAACCTGATAGCAGTGGAAATACTTTTTAATTGCAGCAACCTTGGATACAATGCCATGCTGAGGCACGAAGCATCTGCAACCGATGAAACACACTCTTCGTTCCTCAGCATTACAGTGGTTTTAAAAAGATTGGAACGAATAGCAGGACTGCAATAACCGAAAAGTACCAAACCCTGCTTTACAAAAACATAAGAGAATATCGGTCTTGATACTTGATTCTCTCTATACCTGATACTACAACAATGAATACTACAACACCGAATACACTGGATTTTCAATCTGCATCCCAACGATTAAAAGGCGTGGTAAAACGTACGCCTTTAGAGTTTAACGCCGGACTTTCTGCTCATTACAACGCCAATATTTATTTGAAAAGAGAAGACCTTCAGATTGTACGCTCCTATAAATTACGCGGTGCCTACAACAAAATTAGCACCTTGCCACAGGATGCTTTGATTAACGGTGTAGTTTGTGCAAGTGCAGGCAACCATGCACAGGGCGTGGCCTATTCATGTAAAAAACTCGGTATCAAAGGCGTTATTTTTATGCCGGAAATTACCCCTAAACAAAAAGTTAAACAAACTTATATGTTTGGTGGCGACAGTGTAGAAGTGGTTTTGGTTGGCGATACTTTCGACGATTGCCTGAAAGAAGCGCTGGCCTACAGTGCCGAAAGATCGGCCACTTTTATTCCACCTTTTGATGATGAAAAAGTAATTGAAGGACAAGCAACAGTTGGTGTAGAAATTTATGAAGACCTGCCTGATTTAGACATTTTGGTAATGCCTGTTGGTGGTGGTGGTTTGGCCTCGGGTGTGAGTGCTTATATAAAAACGGTTAAACCCGATGTAAAACTGGTTGGTGTTGAGCCGCTGGGTGCACCATCGATGGTTACGGCCATGGAACACGGCGGCCCTTATACTTTA
Proteins encoded in this region:
- the ilvA gene encoding threonine ammonia-lyase IlvA; amino-acid sequence: MNTTTPNTLDFQSASQRLKGVVKRTPLEFNAGLSAHYNANIYLKREDLQIVRSYKLRGAYNKISTLPQDALINGVVCASAGNHAQGVAYSCKKLGIKGVIFMPEITPKQKVKQTYMFGGDSVEVVLVGDTFDDCLKEALAYSAERSATFIPPFDDEKVIEGQATVGVEIYEDLPDLDILVMPVGGGGLASGVSAYIKTVKPDVKLVGVEPLGAPSMVTAMEHGGPYTLEEIDRFVDGAAVKRIGHITYEYCKELLDQMHLIPEGKICTTILKLYNEDAIVVEPAGALSIAALDQLRDQIAGKTVVCIVSGGNNDIERMQEIKEKSLLFEGLKHYFIVRFPQRPGALKLFVNEVLGPQDDITRFEFIKKTNKENGPALVGIELSNKNDYASLLQRMKDFKFEIIELNQDQTLFEYLV
- a CDS encoding 2-isopropylmalate synthase → MIHDPNKVYIFDTTLRDGEQVPGCQLDTNQKVEIAKSLELLGVDVIEAGFPVSSPGDFNSVIELSKAVTNPIICALTRANKNDIDVAADALRYAKRPRIHTGIGSSDFHIKHKFNSTREEILERAVEAVRYSKKFVEDVEFYAEDAGRADIEFLAKMVEAVIAVGATVVNIPDTNGYCLPDQYGSKILYLKENVKNIDKAIISVHCHNDLGLATANSIAGLQNGARQVECTINGIGERAGNTSMEEVVMILKTHKILGLNTQIDTTRFYEMSHMVRNQMNMPVQPNKAIVGGNAFSHSSGIHQDGFLKNRENYEIIKPEDVGFPDATIVLTARSGRHALKHHLDRLGHKLEKDHLDIVYKQFLVLADSKQGINDQDLNQLVALHLA